A single genomic interval of bacterium harbors:
- a CDS encoding heavy metal-responsive transcriptional regulator translates to MTELTIGQVAKAAGISADTVRFYERKGLVAAPRRKPSGYRQYSPDAVRRLRFIAHAKELGFTLKEIDELLALRVDPDATCADVKARALAKKEIMEKKIAALTRMKNALAGVASRCRGKGPTGTCPILDELDKENADEN, encoded by the coding sequence ATGACCGAGTTGACCATTGGACAGGTTGCGAAAGCCGCGGGGATCAGCGCCGACACCGTGCGTTTTTACGAGCGCAAGGGCCTTGTCGCCGCCCCGCGGCGAAAGCCGTCCGGGTATCGCCAATACTCGCCGGACGCCGTGCGTCGCTTGAGGTTCATCGCGCACGCGAAGGAACTCGGTTTCACACTCAAGGAAATCGACGAGTTGCTCGCCTTGCGCGTGGATCCGGACGCGACGTGCGCGGACGTTAAGGCGCGTGCTCTGGCGAAAAAGGAAATCATGGAAAAGAAGATCGCCGCCCTGACGCGGATGAAAAACGCCCTTGCCGGCGTCGCGAGCCGTTGCCGGGGCAAGGGTCCGACCGGGACCTGCCCCATCCTGGACGAGCTGGACAAGGAGAATGCCGATGAAAATTGA
- a CDS encoding OmpA family protein yields the protein MADAVQGQIPETIETRERGRGRAAALFVLALGVLAARPAHAIDIQNFKPAIGGNNLVTLYTSDTLDHLQFGFALTSSYASDPLVFEFPNNDELAVVERLMTTDFMAYAGFFRFIEIGVAGNYNTAGGTDMDIPLSEAFPDTGMELDSAAGDVRIAAKFRILENKTGSVGVALVPLFSIPNGDEEVYVGAEGFDTGARLVIDKRFDRVNIVLNGGYIRMGDSDVDLGFEPTGRVELGAGASLYLHRAVDITGEIFARTVDYGIEEIDPELPTEGLVAARFYAGPVSFTVGGGAGVNAGIGNPSYRGFGEVAFAWPKLDRAYEGGGGASATSNVDDTDKDGLTNYQETRIYKTDFRNPDTDGDGLKDGEEINAFRTDPLKDDTDGDGLIDFEELKVYYTDPLQVDSDGDTLEDGAEVKQYRTNPTDPDTDRDGVPDNLDAAPLEPETINGILDEDGVPEVILARRPSGVTMTDTIVWTPAPIEFMGKAKDVLSPDSRAMLAEVAALLADYPRVKIEIQAHTAGGGDEAANRARSAEQAKAAAGELYERGIASERVAWRGYGSAFPIASDASPEGRARNERIEILVIEN from the coding sequence ATGGCCGACGCTGTGCAGGGTCAAATTCCAGAAACGATCGAAACGCGAGAGCGCGGCCGCGGACGGGCGGCGGCGCTTTTCGTGCTGGCGCTTGGCGTCCTTGCCGCACGGCCGGCGCACGCGATCGACATCCAGAATTTCAAGCCCGCCATCGGCGGCAACAATCTTGTCACGCTCTACACGTCCGATACGCTCGATCATCTGCAATTCGGATTCGCGCTGACTAGCAGCTACGCCTCGGATCCGCTCGTGTTCGAGTTCCCGAACAACGACGAGCTTGCGGTCGTCGAGCGCCTGATGACGACGGACTTCATGGCGTACGCCGGGTTTTTCCGTTTCATCGAAATCGGCGTCGCGGGCAACTACAACACGGCCGGCGGAACGGATATGGATATTCCGCTGTCCGAGGCGTTTCCCGACACGGGAATGGAACTTGATTCCGCGGCGGGCGACGTGCGCATCGCCGCGAAGTTCCGCATCCTGGAAAACAAGACGGGGAGCGTTGGCGTCGCGCTCGTGCCGCTGTTTTCGATTCCGAACGGCGACGAAGAGGTTTACGTCGGCGCGGAAGGGTTCGACACCGGTGCGCGCCTGGTGATCGATAAGCGCTTTGACCGCGTGAACATCGTGCTGAACGGCGGCTACATTCGCATGGGCGATTCCGATGTGGATCTCGGCTTCGAGCCGACGGGCCGCGTCGAACTTGGCGCGGGCGCATCGCTTTATCTGCACCGCGCGGTCGACATCACGGGCGAGATTTTCGCGCGCACCGTGGATTACGGCATCGAGGAAATCGATCCGGAATTGCCGACGGAAGGCCTTGTCGCCGCGCGCTTTTACGCGGGGCCGGTGAGTTTCACCGTCGGCGGCGGCGCGGGCGTGAACGCGGGCATCGGCAATCCGTCGTATCGCGGATTCGGCGAGGTCGCGTTCGCGTGGCCGAAGCTCGATCGTGCGTATGAAGGCGGCGGCGGCGCGTCCGCGACGAGCAATGTGGACGATACGGACAAGGACGGGCTGACGAATTATCAGGAGACGCGGATTTACAAGACGGACTTCCGCAATCCGGATACCGACGGCGACGGCTTGAAGGACGGCGAGGAGATCAACGCCTTCCGCACCGATCCGCTGAAGGACGATACGGACGGCGACGGCTTGATCGATTTCGAGGAGTTGAAGGTCTATTACACCGATCCGCTGCAGGTGGACTCGGATGGCGACACGCTCGAGGACGGCGCGGAGGTAAAGCAGTACCGCACGAACCCGACCGATCCGGACACCGATCGCGACGGCGTGCCGGACAACCTCGACGCCGCCCCCCTTGAACCGGAAACGATCAACGGGATCCTCGACGAGGACGGCGTGCCCGAGGTCATCCTCGCGCGGCGCCCGAGCGGCGTGACGATGACCGACACGATCGTCTGGACGCCCGCGCCGATCGAGTTCATGGGCAAGGCCAAGGATGTCCTGTCGCCCGACTCGCGCGCGATGCTCGCCGAGGTCGCGGCGCTCCTTGCCGACTACCCCCGCGTGAAGATCGAGATCCAGGCGCACACCGCCGGCGGCGGCGACGAAGCGGCGAACCGGGCGCGCTCGGCCGAACAGGCCAAGGCCGCGGCGGGCGAATTGTACGAACGCGGCATCGCTAGCGAACGCGTGGCCTGGCGCGGCTACGGCTCCGCGTTCCCGATCGCGTCGGACGCCTCGCCCGAAGGCCGCGCGAGAAACGAGCGCATCGAGATTCTCGTCATCGAGAACTAG